Part of the Acropora palmata chromosome 10, jaAcrPala1.3, whole genome shotgun sequence genome, TTAGCAATTGAGTAACAGATGCTTGTATTAAAAATGTGTTTTGTGCATACCTACCCATGTACTGAACTGGAGTGACTGTCAATTGTATTGTATCCagatacaataattattggaactGGGAGGTGTTGGTATTTTTAGTCCATTGGAGAATGAGTGCAGCTGGAGAATAACTCTCGGAAAAGAAAATGGGACTAAGAACAAATTTCCACCCACTAGAATCAGAATGAAACATTGGCCACATTTGTAGGATGGGAGGGGAGTGTTCTAATAATATTACTTGACAAATTATGCTGTTATTAGTATAACATGCTGTTTGCAGTGTGACTAGTTTACCTGTGTAAATAAATTCAAAGGAATAatgaccaaagaaaaaaattgaaaaacaataatggcCATATTATCAATAAAATCTGGATATATTTTGTTTGACTGCTAATGTTTTTGCTCCTTTGGGTAACTCAAGAGTTCAAACATTTAACCAAACACAGCTAACCACACGAGAAAACAACTCCTCTCCCAACCCCAACACCACAGTACTGTTTAGCCTTTTCTCAGCATTTAACATGGAGCAGCCTACATGTGGTAACCTCACAAAGATAGTAGAAGCCCTCCTTGTGTCATCGTTCAGATTTCTCAGGCTCTGGTGCAGGACCTGATTGCCCTGATTTTTGTACAGTCATCCTCATCCTTCTCCTTGAGTAATACTGCCAGTGTAGAATTTGCTGTTCGTCAATGAACTTTGCACAGCCAGGGTTCACAAGTTCTCTTTGGAAGTGCTCATATTGAAGCAGTTCAAGGAAATGTAAGCACTGAGGGTATCTGGAAAATATCATGTTGGTAAAGTTTATCCAAGGTAGGTATATAAAAGTAATAGACTACTTGCAAACTTTTTGGATCCctgaagaagagaaagagCCACAAGCGCCAGATTTATTTGTGTAGTACTTCTCTTATAGTTATGTGAGAGACTGATGTGATCTTTAAATTTTTGGGTCAGCTCCCTTAGCAAAAAACCTTTATCCAACTCACAAAACAAGACAACTAAGAGGTCTTTCAATAGATCTTATAACCACTCACTTTAAGAACTTGGCATATTCTGGTTTCTTCCAATACAGCAGATATTTCATGTAATTTATAAATGATTGTTCTTTGAAGTATCCTCTTTGGGCAAGAACTAAAGAAATAGGCGGGTTTGTGTTAGTAAATAGTATCATCAAAAATTGAGCTGACTGCTTGCCAGTAGTTTTCAGGCAGCTGT contains:
- the LOC141895539 gene encoding mediator of RNA polymerase II transcription subunit 31-like, with amino-acid sequence MATCMAGFEEKSQETDDGASLRFQVELEFVQCLANPHYLNFLAQRGYFKEQSFINYMKYLLYWKKPEYAKFLKYPQCLHFLELLQYEHFQRELVNPGCAKFIDEQQILHWQYYSRRRMRMTVQKSGQSGPAPEPEKSER